One part of the Arabidopsis thaliana chromosome 4, partial sequence genome encodes these proteins:
- the HCF153 gene encoding high chlorophyll fluorescence 153 (high chlorophyll fluorescence 153 (HCF153); Has 29 Blast hits to 29 proteins in 10 species: Archae - 0; Bacteria - 0; Metazoa - 0; Fungi - 0; Plants - 29; Viruses - 0; Other Eukaryotes - 0 (source: NCBI BLink).), protein MARLFVSIPMQPTQISFPASSSQPLLSPPANNFTDGGAGGLCLTRRIRDSSVVTRAGPSTSSYLLAFAIPATLIAATVFTSIKIADKLDEDFLEDIALNQAIKAAEKGENGEGDISLDDVIQEPVLQRTRNRPKREV, encoded by the exons atggCGAGACTTTTCGTCTCTATCCCTATGCAACCCACACAAATAAGCTTCCCTGCGTCTTCTTCTCAGCCACTATTATCTCCGCCGGCGAACAATTTCACCGATGGTGGAGCTGGGGGATTATGTCTTACACGGAGAATCAGAGACAGTTCCGTGGTGACGCGAGCAGGGCCTAGTACGAGCAGCTACTTGCTCGCGTTCGCCATTCCTGCTACTCTTATCGCCGCCACTGTCTTCACTTCAATCAAAATCGCTGACAAACTCGACGAAGATTTCCTTGAGGAT ATTGCGTTGAACCAAGCGATAAAAGCAGCAGAAAAGGGAGAGAATGGAGAAGGTGATATCTCACTGGACGATGTGATTCAAGAACCTGTGCTTCAACGAACACGTAACCGGCCTAAACGTGAAGTTTAA
- a CDS encoding nucleoporin has translation MDKKKNRADPLAAGRQKLQQFRQKKADKGTDQKKDSKGSTSQGKSSKKSNKSEKHERKPDTSAVSDEAQAPSPVTVGGATSHVNVAEEVVDSPQTSSDTKAHEYVSVHGSSSEPDALQPGHTTSNDGSEARKEVVNSENDISKSLSTEEENVKSINSGVAGTVDSLISDPADSEKGVTHDDASNVDGIFAASGNIAEGEGVEVEGGSGNVEKPHQPSSLQEYIPDVSLIRARGDQVTDVGEMQEEDMEQFSELSAKAGVDKIATEERQTSYPAVVDSSASPSHFSEGSSVAFDTVELEGINGNFRSQQIREAAELNEEKPETSIDFPNNRDHVLSAEPEESSVAEMASQLQLPESVSISGVLSHEETRKIDTLNLSAELTSAHVHEGRSVSFLQLMDIVKGLGQDEYQILCNAREAASSTEPGTSSLERLREELFVSSTMEDILHVQLTEQSHLQIEFDHQHNQFVAEISQLRASYSAVTERNDSLAEELSECQSKLYAATSSNTNLENQLLATEAQVEDFTAKMNELQLSLEKSLLDLSETKEKFINLQVENDTLVAVISSMNDEKKELIEEKESKNYEIKHLSSELCNCKNLAAILKAEVEQFENTIGPLTDEKIHLVEEKYSLLGEAEKLQEELANCKTVVTLQEVENSNMKETLSLLTRQQTMFEENNIHLREENEKAHLELSAHLISETYLLSEYSNLKEGYTLLNNKLLKFQGEKEHLVEENDKLTQELLTLQEHMSTVEEERTHLEVELREAIARLDKLAEENTSLTSSIMVEKARMVDNGSADVSGLINQEISEKLGRSSEIGVSKQSASFLENTQYTNLEEVREYTSEFSALMKNLEKGEKMVQNLEEAIKQILTDSSVSKSSDKGATPAVSKLIQAFESKRKPEEPESENAQLTDDLSEADQFVSVNVQIRNLRGLLDQLLLNARKAGIQFNQLNDDRTSTNQRLEELNVEFASHQDHINVLEADTIESKVSFEALKHYSYELQHKNHDLELLCDSLKLRNDNISVENTELNKKLNYCSLRIDELEIQLENLQQNLTSFLSTMEEQLVALQDESERAMMVEHELTSLMSEFGEAVVRLDDCLLRSGTSGAHTGLDMTKRISGSVDVAVNVIEDLKEKLEAAYVKHESTSNKYEELKQSFNTLFEKNEFTASSMQKVYADLTKLITESCGSAEMTSLEVENVAVFDPFRDGSFENLLEAVRKILSERLELQSVIDKLQSDLSSKSNDMEEMTQRSLDSTSLRELVEKVEGLLELESGVIFESPSSQVEFLVSQLVQKFIEIEELANLLRKQLEAKGNELMEIEESLLHHKTKIAGLRESLTQAEESLVAVRSELQDKSNELEQSEQRLLSTREKLSIAVTKGKGLIVQRDNVKQSLAEASAKLQKCSEELNSKDARLVEVEKKLKTYIEAGERVEALESELSYIRNSATALRESFLLKDSLLHRIEEILEDLDLPEHFHARDILEKVEWLARSANGNSSRPSGWDQKSSDGGAGFVLSEPWREDVQTGTSSEDDLRIKFEELKGKFYGLAEQNEMLEQSLMERNTLVQRWEKLLENIDIPPQLHSMEVENKIEWLASTITEATHDRDNLQQKIDNLEVYCQSVTTDLEVSQKQVGDVEGNLQSCVSERVNLSERLESLIGDHESLSARGIHLEVENEKLQNQVKDLHEKLVEKLGNEEHFQTIEGDLLSLRYMIDDVIQEDGLQDLALASNSENLDGVLRKLIDYYKNLVKSSLPGETDDNVCETRPSDADVRSGESLGAHGATSHGQHFELSDSNVVEATSRDIAVVETPDVASLTKDLDQALHVQKLTREERDLYMAKQQSLVAENEALDKKIIELQEFLKQEEQKSASVREKLNVAVRKGKALVQQRDSLKQTIEEVNAELGRLKSEIIKRDEKLLENEKKFRELESYSVRVESLESECQLLKIHSQETEYLLQERSGNLSMTLNALNSIDIGDEGDINDPVMKLQRISQLFQTMSTTVTSAEQESRKSRRAAELLLAELNEVQETNDSLQEDLSKFTYEIQQLSREKDAAEAAKVEAISRFENLSAVSNEEKNKLYAQLLSCGTSVNSLRKILAGTNSCLADIFIMDMEFLHHLKANMELCAKKTGTDLSGLPQLSTENLVDKEIFARLSAAWSNINLHETSSGGNIAEICGSLSQNLDQFVVGVSHLEEKVSKHLATWHDQINIVSNSIDTFFKSIGTGTDSEVAALGERIALLHGACSSVLVEIERRKAELVGNDDFNMSLHQVDEDFSSMESVRSMVNRLSSAVKELVVANAETLERNEKEMKVIIANLQRELHEKDIQNNRTCNELVGQVKEAQAGAKIFAEDLQSASARMRDMQDQLGILVRERDSMKERVKELLAGQASHSELQEKVTSLSDLLAAKDLEIEALMQALDEEESQMEDLKLRVTELEQEVQQKNLDLQKAEASRGKISKKLSITVDKFDELHHLSENLLAEIEKLQQQVQDRDTEVSFLRQEVTRCTNEALAASQMGTKRDSEEIQTVLSWFDTIASLLGIEDSLSTDADSHINHYMETFEKRIASMLSEIDELRLVGQSKDVLLEGERSRVAELRQKEATLEKFLLEKESQQDISTSSTSEIVEVEPLINKWTKTSIPSQVRSLRKGNMDQVAISIDADQTDQSGSLEEDDDKAHGFRSLSTSRIIPRFTRPITNMVDGLWVSCDRTLMRQPALRLGIMLYWAILHALLAAFVV, from the exons ATGGACAAGAAAAAGAACCGTGCTGATCCGCTTGCTGCTGGGCGCCAGAAG CTTCAACAATTTCGTCAAAAGAAGGCTGACAAAGGCACTGATCAGAAAAAGGACTCCAAAGGCAGTACAAGCCAAGGCAAATCCTccaaaaaatctaataaatcTGAGAAGCATGAGCGTAAACCTGACACTAGTGCTGTCAGTGACGAGGCACAAGCTCCATCCCCTGTGACTGTAGGAGGAGCTACATCTCATGTGAATGTTGCTGAGGAGGTTGTCGATTCTCCACAAACTTCTTCAGATACAAAAGCTCACGAATATGTTTCAGTCCATGGTTCCTCATCAGAGCCTGATGCGCTTCAGCCAGGACACACCACTTCTAATGATGGATCTGAAGCGAGAAAAGAAGTAGTTAATTCTGAAAATGATATCAGTAAATCTTTATCCACTGAAGAAGAGAATGTGAAGTCTATCAACAGTGGAGTGGCTGGCACAGTGGATTCTTTGATATCTGACCCTGCAGATTCTGAGAAGGGAGTTACACATGACGATGCATCTAATGTTGATGGAATCTTTGCTGCTTCTGGAAACATAGCGGAGGGGGAAGGTGTTGAAGTTGAAGGTGGTTCTGGGAATGTGGAAAAGCCGCATCAGCCATCCTCTCTCCAAGAATATATTCCTGATGTTTCCTTGATTCGTGCAAGGGGAGATCAGGTAACTGATGTAG GGGAAATGCAGGAAGAAGACATGGAGCAGTTTTCTGAATTATCTGCAAAGGCAGGCGTGGATAAGATTGCAACTGAAGAAAGGCAAACAAGCTATCCAGCTGTTGTGGATTCATCTGCTTCTCCTTCACACTTTTCAGAGGGATCCTCAGTTGCCTTTGATACAGTTGAACTAGAAGGTATAAATGGTAATTTTAGAAGCCAACAGATTAGAGAAGCTGCAGAGCTTAACGAAGAGAAACCAGAAACATCTATTGATTTTCCTAATAACAGAGATCACGTGCTTTCAGCTGAACCTGAGGAAAGCTCTGTTGCAGAAATGGCCAGTCAGCTGCAATTGCCTGAGAGCGTCAGTATATCTGGAGTTTTGAGCCACGAGGAAACTCGTAAAATTGACACATTGAATTTATCTGCAGAACTTACCTCTGCTCATGTTCATGAAGGCCGCTCAGTCAGCTTCTTACAGCTTATGGATATTGTAAAAGGACTTGGCCAAGAtgaatatcaaattttgtgcAACGCAAGAGAGGCTGCTTCTAGTACTGAGCCAGGAACAAGTTCGTTGGAGCGACTAAGAGAAGAACTGTTTGTTTCGAGTACCATGGAAGATATACTCCATGTGCAACTCACAGAACAGTCTCATCTACAAATAGAGTTTGATCATCAACATAACCAATTTGTAGCTGAAATATCACAGCTTCGTGCATCATATAGTGCGGTGACAGAGAGAAATGATTCTCTTGCGGAGGAACTATCAGAGTGCCAGTCTAAACTCTATGCTGCTACAAGCTCAAACACGAACCTTGAAAATCAGCTTCTTGCTACAGAAGCACAAGTGGAGGATTTCACTGCTAAGATGAATGAGTTGCAGCTTAGCCTAGAAAAGTCCCTGTTGGATCTATctgagacaaaagaaaaattcattAATCTTCAGGTAGAGAATGATACGTTGGTTGCAGTTATATCTTCCATgaatgatgagaaaaaggaacttattgaagaaaaagaatccaaGAACTATGAGATTAAGCATCTTTCATCTGAGTTATGCAATTGCAAGAACCTGGCGGCCATACTAAAGGCAGAAGTTGAGCAATTTGAAAACACTATTGGTCCATTAACAGATGAGAAGATACATCTTGTGGAggaaaaatatagtttattgGGTGAGGCCGAAAAGTTACAGGAAGAATTGGCAAATTGTAAGACCGTGGTCACCCTGCAAGAGGTGGAAAACTCAAACATGAAGGAGACGCTTTCTTTACTGACACGCCAGCAGACTATGTTTGAAGAGAACAACATACATctcagagaagaaaatgagaaagcACATCTAGAACTGAGTGCACATCTGATCTCGGAGACTTATTTATTATCCGAGTATTCCAATCTAAAGGAGGGATATACTTTGTTAAATAATAAGCTCTTGAAGTTTCAAGGGGAAAAGGAACATTTGGTTGAGGAAAATGATAAACTTACACAGGAACTTCTTACTCTTCAAGAGCACATGTCAACTGTAGAAGAAGAGCGGACTCATCTAGAAGTTGAGTTAAGAGAAGCAATAGCGCGCCTTGATAAATTGGCTGAAGAAAATACATCTTTAACTAGCAGCATCATGGTAGAAAAAGCAAGAATGGTAGACAATGGTAGCGCAGATGTGTCAGGGTTGATCAATCAGGAAATTTCTGAGAAACTTGGTAGAAGTTCGGAAATCGGGGTTAGTAAACAGAGTGCatcttttcttgaaaatacGCAATATACAAATTTGGAAGAGGTTAGGGAATATACTTCTGAGTTTTCTGCCTTGATGAAGAATCTGGAGAAGGGGGAGAAAATGGTTCAGAACCTTGAAGAGGCAATTAAGCAGATCCTGACCGATTCTTCAGTGAGTAAATCTAGCGATAAAGGTGCCACGCCAGCAGTATCAAAACTGATTCAAGCTTTTGAGTCAAAACGGAAACCAGAAGAACCTGAATCTGAGAATGCACAGTTAACTGATGATCTGTCAGAAGCAGATCAATTTGTTTCTGTTAATGTGCAGATTAGAAATTTGAGAGGTTTGCTTGATCAGTTACTGTTGAATGCTAGGAAGGCTGGCATACAATTCAACCAGTTAAATGATGACAGGACATCGACAAATCAAAGACTCGAGGAGTTAAATGTTGAGTTTGCATCACATCAGGACCACATTAATGTTCTGGAGGCAGATACTATTGAGAGTAAGGTTTCGTTCGAAGCTCTGAAGCATTATTCGTATGAGCTGCAACATAAAAACCATGATCTTGAACTTCTCTGTGATTCATTAAAGCTAAGAAATGATAATATCAGTGTAGAAAACACGGAGCTCAATAAGAAGCTGAATTATTGCTCATTGAGAATTGATGAGCTTGAAATTCAGCTGGAAAACTTACAGCAGAATTTAACTAGCTTTTTGTCCACAATGGAAGAACAGTTAGTGGCCTTGCAGGATGAATCTGAGCGGGCAATGATGGTAGAACATGAATTGACATCATTGATGTCTGAATTTGGTGAAGCAGTTGTGAGGCTTGATGATTGTTTACTCAGATCTGGCACTTCTGGAGCTCATACTGGCTTAGATATGACCAAACGCATATCTGGTTCTGTTGATGTGGCTGTAAACGTGATTGAAGACCTCAAGGAAAAACTAGAAGCAGCTTATGTGAAGCATGAGTCCACCTCAAACAAATATGAGGAATTGAAGCAGAGTTTCAATACTCTGTTTGAGAAGAATGAATTTACAGCTTCTTCAATGCAGAAGGTCTATGCTGATCTGACGAAATTGATTACTGAATCATGTGGGTCAGCGGAGATGACCAGTCTTGAAGTTGAAAATGTAGCTGTCTTTGATCCTTTCAGAGATGGTAGTTTTGAGAATCTGTTGGAGGCTGTGCGAAAAATTCTTTCTGAGAGGCTTGAACTTCAGTCTGTGATTGATAAGCTACAGTCAGACTTGTCGAGTAAATCAAACGATATGGAGGAAATGACGCAGCGAAGCCTTGATTCCACTTCACTTCGAGAGTTAGTTGAGAAGGTTGAGGGTCTTCTGGAACTTGAAAGTGGAGTGATTTTTGAATCTCCTAGTTCACAGGTGGAGTTTCTCGTTTCCCAACTTGTTCAGAAGTTTATAGAGATTGAGGAATTAGCTAATCTCCTCAGAAAACAGTTAGAGGCCAAGGGGAATGAGTTGATGGAGATCGAGGAGAGTTTACTGCACCATAAGACTAAAATAGCTGGTCTCAGGGAAAGTTTAACCCAGGCTGAGGAGTCCCTTGTGGCTGTACGATCTGAGTTACAAGATAAATCTAATGAACTTGAACAATCAGAGCAGAGGTTATTATCGACTCGAGAGAAGCTTAGCATAGCTGTTACTAAAGGAAAAGGTTTGATTGTTCAGCGTGACAATGTCAAGCAGTCGTTGGCCGAAGCCTCTGCTAAACTGCAGAAGTGCTCAGAAGAATTGAATTCGAAGGACGCTAGGCTTGtagaagttgaaaaaaaactgaagaccTATATTGAGGCAGGTGAACGTGTGGAAGCATTAGAATCTGAGCTGTCATACATCCGAAACTCAGCTACTGCATTGCGAGAATCGTTTCTTCTGAAAGACTCTCTGCTTCatagaattgaagaaattttgGAAGATTTGGATCTCCCAGAGCATTTTCATGCCCGAGATATATTGGAAAAGGTGGAGTGGTTAGCAAGATCAGCTAACGGCAACTCTTCGCGCCCCTCTGGTTGGGATCAGAAGAGTTCTGATGGAGGTGCGGGATTTGTTCTCTCAGAGCCCTGGAGGGAGGATGTACAAACTGGCACAAGTTCTGAGGATGACTTGAGGATCAAGTTTGAGGAGCTCAAAGGAAAGTTTTATGGATTGGCTGAACAGAATGAAATGCTGGAGCAGTCCTTGATGGAAAGGAATACTTTGGTTCAGAGATGGGAAAAACTCCTGGAAAATATTGATATCCCTCCACAGCTACACTCCATGGAAGTGGAAAACAAGATTGAATGGCTTGCAAGTACAATTACAGAGGCTACACATGACCGGGATAATCTCCAACAGAAGATTGATAACCTTGAAGTCTATTGTCAATCAGTAACTACTGATTTGGAAGTCTCACAAAAGCAAGTAGGTGATGTCGAGGGAAATCTTCAATCATGTGTTAGTGAGAGGGTGAATCTTTCTGAAAGGCTGGAAAGTTTGATTGGTGATCATGAGAGTCTTTCTGCAAGGGGCATTCACCTTGAAGTTGAGAATGAGAAACTGCAGAATCAAGTGAAAGATTTGCATGAAAAATTGGTTGAGAAACTTGGGAATGAAGAACATTTTCAGACTATTGAAGGAGACTTGTTAAGTTTGAGGTACATGATTGATGATGTTATACAGGAAGATGGCTTGCAAGATTTGGCTTTAGCAAGTAATTCTGAGAACTTGGATGGAGTGCTGAGAAAGCTGATAGACTATTATAAGAATTTGGTGAAATCTAGTTTGCCAGGTGAAACCGATGACAACGTCTGTGAAACTCGTCCATCAGATGCTGATGTTAGAAGCGGAGAGTCATTGGGTGCACATGGAGCAACTTCTCATGGGCAACATTTTGAATTGTCTGATTCTAATGTAGTTGAAGCAACAAGTAGAGACATAGCAGTCGTAGAGACACCTGATGTAGCTTCCCTAACAAAAGATCTGGATCAGGCACTGCATGTTCAAAAGCTGACAAGGGAAGAAAGAGATTTGTACATGGCAAAACAACAATCCTTGGTTGCGGAAAATGAGGCacttgataagaaaataatagaaCTGCAGGAGTTTCTTAAACAAGAAGAGCAGAAGTCAGCTTCTGTAAGGGAGAAGTTAAATGTAGCTGTTAGGAAAGGGAAGGCTTTGGTCCAGCAAAGGGATAGCCTGAAGCAAACTATTGAAGAGGTGAACGCTGAGCTTGGTCGCCTGAAATCAGAGATTATCAAAAGAGATGAAAAGCTcttggaaaatgaaaagaaatttaGGGAGTTGGAATCTTATTCTGTGAGGGTAGAATCCCTAGAGTCTGAGTGCCAATTGTTGAAAATTCATTCGCAAGAAACAGAATATCTTTTACAGGAAAGAAGTGGTAATTTGAGCATGACGTTGAATGCGTTAAATAGCATTGATATTGGTGATGAAGGTGACATAAATGATCCAGTCATGAAGCTTCAACGAATCTCCCAACTGTTTCAAACAATGAGTACAACCGTGACTTCTGCTGAGCAGGAGTCGAGAAAATCTAGAAGAGCAGCTGAGTTGCTACTTGCTGAGTTGAACGAAGTTCAGGAGACAAACGATAGTCTGCAAGAGGATCtatcaaaatttacatatgAAATCCAGCAACTTTCCAGAGAGAAGGATGCAGCGGAGGCTGCAAAGGTTGAAGCCATATCtcgttttgaaaatttatcaGCAGTCAGCAACGAAGAAAAGAATAAGCTATATGCTCAACTGCTATCATGTGGAACCAGTGTGAACTCTCTAAGGAAAATACTCGCAGGTACCAACAGTTGCCTAGCTGATATTTTCATCATGGATATGGAGTTTCTGCATCATCTGAAGGCAAATATGGAATTATGTGCGAAGAAAACTGGAACTGATTTGTCTGGCTTGCCTCAACTCAGTACAGAGAATCTGGTAGACAAg GAAATCTTTGCACGCTTGAGTGCTGCTTGGTCTAACATTAACTTGCATGAGACATCAAGTGGTGGAAACATAGCCGAAATTTGTGGTTCTCTCTCCCAAAACCTTGATCAATTTGTGGTTGGTGTTAGCCATCTCGAAGAGAAAGTAAGCAAGCACTTGGCCACATGGCACGACCAGATCAATATTGTATCCAACAGTATCGACACCTTTTTCAAGTCAATTGGAACAGGAACGGACTCTGAAGTTGCCGCTCTTGGTGAAAGAATTGCCTTGCTTCATGGAGCATGTTCTAGCGTGTTGGTGGAAATTGAAAGGCGTAAAGCTGAACTTGTTGGAAATGACGATTTTAATATGAGTCTCCACCAAGTAGATGAGGACTTTTCGTCTATGGAATCTGTCAGGTCCATGGTAAATAGGCTATCGTCAGCTGTTAAGGAGCTTGTTGTAGCGAACGCTGAGACTCTGGAGAGAAATGAAAAGGAGATGAAGGTAATCATCGCCAATTTGCAAAGGGAGTTACACGAAAAGGACATCCAAAATAATAGGACGTGCAATGAACTTGTGGGTCAAGTTAAGGAAGCCCAGGCTGGTGCAAAAATCTTTGCGGAAGATCTTCAATCTGCAAGTGCCCGGATGCGTGATATGCAAGACCAGCTGGGTATTTTGGTTCGGGAACGGGATTCTATGAAGGAGAGAGTAAAAGAGCTGCTAGCAGGGCAGGCGTCACACTCAGAATTACAGGAGAAGGTCACATCTCTTAGTGATCTACTAGCTGCGAAAGACCTAG AAATTGAGGCCTTAATGCAAGCGCTTGACGAGGAAGAGTCTCAGATGGAGGATCTGAAACTCAGAGTTACAGAATTAGAACAGGAAGTGCAACAGAAGAACCTAGACTTGCAGAAAGCTGAAGCTTCTCGTGGGAAGATTTCCAAAAAGCTATCAATTACTGTGGATAAATTCGATGAGCTCCATCACCTCTCTGAAAATCTTCTTGCTGAAATCGAGAAACTTCAACAGCAAGTGCAAGATCGGGATACAGAGGTTTCTTTCTTAAGACAAGAAGTCACTAGGTGCACCAATGAGGCTCTTGCTGCTTCTCAGATGGGCACTAAGAGAGATTCAGAAGAGATCCAAACTGTACTGTCTTGGTTCGACACGATAGCTTCACTACTTGGTATAGAAGATTCGCTGTCCACTGATGCTGACAGTCATATAAACCACTACATGGAGACATTTGAGAAAAGGATAGCGTCTATGCTATCTGAAATAGACGAATTACGGTTGGTTGGACAAAGCAAGGACGTTTTGCTTGAAGGCGAGAGGAGTAGAGTGGCTGAGCTCAGACAGAAAGAAGCAACTCTTGAGAAATTCTTACTTGAGAAAGAATCCCAACAAGACATTTCAACAAGCTCGACGTCAGAGATCGTTGAAGTGGAACCTCTG ATAAACAAGTGGACAAAAACATCGATTCCATCACAAGTCCGGAGTTTGCGTAAGGGAAATATGGATCAAGTCGCCATTAGTATAGATGCAGATCAAACTGATCAAAGCGGTAGcttagaagaagatgatgataaag cTCATGGTTTCAGATCACTCTCTACGTCAAGAATCATTCCTAGATTCACAAGACCCATCACTAACATGGTCGATGGTTTATG GGTCTCTTGTGATCGGACGCTCATGAGACAACCTGCTTTACGGTTAGGGATCATGCTATACTGGGCGATATTGCATGCTCTTTTGGCTGCTTTCGTGGTCTAA